In Metopolophium dirhodum isolate CAU chromosome 5, ASM1992520v1, whole genome shotgun sequence, the sequence AAACGATGATCGGGAgagatatagtataatattatgttatattaatatattatcaagtgGTGCACATTCGTGGCAATAGGGTAGAGGGCAAGAGAATCCCCATATCGTCAAAGAACTAacgatcgtttttttttaatgttggacATGAAAGTATTTATTGGAAATCCCGCGATAATTCGTCGCGAACACGCGAATTGCGTCGTCCCCCCAACAACTTCTTacggaatatattatatcataatgtacacgattaaatattatattacccaaGTTTaggtaaataaagtataaatgacGTACACGGTaaataccttataataataataataataataataataataataatataatttagagcATAAACGaaataacctaaaaatatattatattttattatatacatcgttaccaataaatgttgtatagtttttttttttgtataaaaaggATATTATAGGCGACATGCCGTCGTACGGTCCATCTCCTGAATTGCACTCAGATATGCGGTCGACGCTGTCGTTACCGCCGTTGCCCATGGACATGTCCATCCGGGCTTTCATGCTCATCAGGTCCGGTGACGAGTTGTGGTGCTGCGCGGCGGCTAGCAAGGCGGGGTGGAGCAGTGACCCGTGGTGgtgctgcggcggcggcggtggcggcgagtCGGACATGCCGGGTGGGCTGGACGACGGGATGTGGTGCGGCACTCCCTGGTGCTGGCTGGTGTAGAACGGGCTGTAAGGGCTGAACACCTGCGATTCGTGCAGGCTGGGGTTGGGTATGGCCACCGATGTGGGCAGCGACACCGGCAGCAAGGGCATCGggggtggcggcggcggctgagGTGCGGCCGGCGCGATCGACGGCGATTGCTGTTGCTGCTGGTGGAACGGCCGCTGTTGGGACGGCGGGGGCGGCGGGGGTGAGTCGCCGGCCGCGGGTTGCATAACTGCAGCGGATTGCTGCATGGCCTGGGCGCCGCCGACCGGTTGCTGCGCCCTTCCGTCCAACGATTGCATAGGATTTCCGCCGCTGTtactgttgttgttattgttattgctgctgctgttgttgttcgCCGAGTCCTGGGTGAGTATGCGGTTAATGGCGCGAGGGGTGATCCGGGTGTCGGTCACCTTGTGTCGTTTCTTTTTGGGTATCACAACCAGGCTGAGCGCCTCGTTCTGCTCGGGTGCCGGTTCGCGTTCCATGCAGAACGGGTTCAGGTGAGACGGCAGTCCGCTCATAGACGAATATAGGGCAGCCGCTGCGGCCGCGTTGCTAAGGCCAGCTGAGCCGTGCAATTTTGGCGCAAACATTTGGGCACCCCGAACGTGCCCGAGCGCTGCGGCAGCCGCGACAGCGTCCGCGCCGTTGTACAGGCCGGCGGCGGCGCCGCATGTCGTGTTGACCAGACCGTTTCTCATCTCGGCCGGTCCATTGCTGGGCATCTGCAGCAGACCGTTACCACCTCCGCCGATCGTCACGCCGTTACCGCCTCCTGTCACCGGCACCTGGCTCGCGTTACCATAACCAGCGCTACCGACGCCGTTCATCATCTTCGACAGGCCGTTGACCAAACCGGAGTTACGGTCGGCACCGTGGCTTCCGCGGTCGATGACTTTGGTCCGGGGTGACTTGCGGTCGACGTCTTTGGTCATCAGCTGCATGTCCGCTGCGTCGGCCGTCTTGGACGATTTGCgctgttgttgctgttgctgctgttgctgcgTGAACTTGGCCATGATCGTGTCGATGAGCCCGGTCAGTGTGGTGGATATCTCAGACTTGAGCGCGTCCGCCAACAGGTCGAGGTCCGGGAACGGTGGCGTGGTGGGTGGCTGACGGCCAGACCCGGGCACCGCAGCAATCTTTTCGGGCGTCTCGGCCGAGGCGGCTTTCTGCGGGTGCATGGGTGCTGGCACGTTCATCTGGTGGTTGACGTGATGTTGATGGTGGtgttgctgttgttgctgttgttgctgttgctgctgctgctgctgttgctgttgttgtagttgctgttgctgttgttgatgttgttgttgttgctgttgcagttgttgttgttgctgctgttgttgaTGTAGTTGCTGTTCGGCCGCGATCGCGGCTTCCTTGGCCAGCCTGGCTTCCTGCTCCATGAACAGTTTGTGGCCAACTCCTTGCAGGTACATGGCCGCCGCGTTGTTGATGGCGTGGTGCTGGATGTGAGTGTTGTGCTGTTCTTGGAGCACTTGCTGCTGGAGCAATGTCAGCGCTCCGTTGAATGACGGGTGTATGGGCATGTGCGTCTGTGGCAGGAATTTGACCATTTTCGAGTAGTTTGGGTTGATCTGTTGAGCCGACGAGGGCATCATCGGCAGTGGCGTAGTGCATTTCGGGGCGATCGGTGGACTCTGCCTTGCCGCCGAGATTTCCGCCTGTTCCTGTTCGGCGTCGCTGCCGTCCTCGGGCTCGTCGTCGTTGTCCATTCTGGTGCACAGCTGCACGTACTTGTGTTGCATTTCGGCCAACTGTTCCTGCATGGTGCGCAGTTGGTCCTTCAATACGTTTTTCTCGTCCATTTTTTGTCTGAGTTCATTAGGACTAAgatcttcgtcgtcgtcgtcgttgtcgtcgtcgtccacGTCCATCGTGTTGTACCGCTCGCTATTGTCGTGCTGTTGCGGGTGGTACAGCTTGCGTTTTTTGCAGCCGTTGACCTGGACCGGCAACGAAGGGCTGGACCTCATCGTGGACACGATATTTTCGACCCTAGCTTTTTTCAACTCGTTTTGTTCGACTTTCACCTCGAAGTCTTTGCTGTGCTCTTCGGCCGCGATTTCTTTAGTGTCGGACACGGGCGAGCCCAGAGACCTCTCGGAATCGGTACCGTCGTTCATGTCGTCCGCGTCGTGATCATTGGTCAccgtgttattgttattgttgttgttgttaataaaattgttcacTGAGCTTACCTCGGCCGGATCGACCGGCTTGCCGCTGCAGTTGTCGACAATGTCCGCGGCGACCAAATTTTTGGCGGCGTTGGTGACGACGCACTCGTCCGCGCCACTGATGTCGTTCTTATTACTGttgatattgttgttgttgttcatAATACTGTTGTCCGGCGACGACGGGTCGTCGGAATTTCGGAACTCCTGTTCTAGTGCGAGCAGCTCCTTTTTTCTGCCCTGTAGTATGTCGCGGAGCATATTGTGATGGGCCAACTCGCTGTTGGGTCCGGCGGCCGGCGAACCGGGCAGACCGGGCAGCGGTTGCGTCAAACAATCGGACGAATCCATGGTCACCATTTCTTCTTTGACTTGACGGCCGATGAACTCGTTTAGCATTTTACCGGGCGCGAAGCCCTGGTTGAAGAAGTACTGCTGGTGGCCTTGGCCGAAAAATGCTCCGTAGAAGCTAGCAGCCTGGTTGAGCAGTGGTGCTGAGGACACGATCGGTCGAGAACTGAAATTCGGTATGGACGAGTAGCTGTTACGCGGCTCGCCGGCATCCACGCGCTGTCTGCTCCGCTTCGCCTTGTTCTTCAACAGTTTGTCGGCCGAACCGTCCAACGGATCACCCCCACCACcgatgccgccgccgccgacgaaaCACTCTGCGCCCCCCGCCACCGCCGTCGTTCCGTGGTTGCCGCCGTCCTCCTCAGATGACATAGCCGGCTCCGATTGGCGGTCCCCTTCCTTCGCGCATCAACCGGATCAcctgcacacacacacgcacaacgTAAACGAttaatacacatacacacacacatataataataataataataatatacaacaactgTTTTTTCCCTTTCCCCACTCCGATTATTCGACTACCCGCGACGACGCCACTGCcgccgttataatataatataatattattgccgcCGCTATACCACTCACCTACAATCGCTACTATGTACTcgtatacatacacacacacacacacatactcgAACATTTATACTTAAACTTATATGCATTTGAATTTACGTGAGTGTGTGTGAGCACAATAAATACTGCAGTATACAACACTCTgtaatatacgtgtatatacAATACCCTGCGGCTCGTGCCTTATGTCAAAAACCTAATGCATCTGCTCCTTCCGACCCGCGTACAcggctattatatatatacacgactATTATTAATGCACCCACAACGACGTACTTAATCAAATCAAACATGATGATAATATACGCTCGATCCCAATCAATATAAGTCTCGCGCGACcggaactatattatatacataactatggtataatatgtaataggtagGCACCGTGTTGTCTCAAAACAGTACCTCTTAGTACCTCTACTATATGAACGAATGCC encodes:
- the LOC132944128 gene encoding homeobox protein prospero-like isoform X1, whose translation is MSSEEDGGNHGTTAVAGGAECFVGGGGIGGGGDPLDGSADKLLKNKAKRSRQRVDAGEPRNSYSSIPNFSSRPIVSSAPLLNQAASFYGAFFGQGHQQYFFNQGFAPGKMLNEFIGRQVKEEMVTMDSSDCLTQPLPGLPGSPAAGPNSELAHHNMLRDILQGRKKELLALEQEFRNSDDPSSPDNSIMNNNNNINSNKNDISGADECVVTNAAKNLVAADIVDNCSGKPVDPAEVSSVNNFINNNNNNNNTVTNDHDADDMNDGTDSERSLGSPVSDTKEIAAEEHSKDFEVKVEQNELKKARVENIVSTMRSSPSLPVQVNGCKKRKLYHPQQHDNSERYNTMDVDDDDNDDDDEDLSPNELRQKMDEKNVLKDQLRTMQEQLAEMQHKYVQLCTRMDNDDEPEDGSDAEQEQAEISAARQSPPIAPKCTTPLPMMPSSAQQINPNYSKMVKFLPQTHMPIHPSFNGALTLLQQQVLQEQHNTHIQHHAINNAAAMYLQGVGHKLFMEQEARLAKEAAIAAEQQLHQQQQQQQQLQQQQQQHQQQQQQLQQQQQQQQQQQQQQQQQQHHHQHHVNHQMNVPAPMHPQKAASAETPEKIAAVPGSGRQPPTTPPFPDLDLLADALKSEISTTLTGLIDTIMAKFTQQQQQQQQQRKSSKTADAADMQLMTKDVDRKSPRTKVIDRGSHGADRNSGLVNGLSKMMNGVGSAGYGNASQVPVTGGGNGVTIGGGGNGLLQMPSNGPAEMRNGLVNTTCGAAAGLYNGADAVAAAAALGHVRGAQMFAPKLHGSAGLSNAAAAAALYSSMSGLPSHLNPFCMEREPAPEQNEALSLVVIPKKKRHKVTDTRITPRAINRILTQDSANNNSSSNNNNNNSNSGGNPMQSLDGRAQQPVGGAQAMQQSAAVMQPAAGDSPPPPPPSQQRPFHQQQQQSPSIAPAAPQPPPPPPMPLLPVSLPTSVAIPNPSLHESQVFSPYSPFYTSQHQGVPHHIPSSSPPGMSDSPPPPPPQHHHGSLLHPALLAAAQHHNSSPDLMSMKARMDMSMGNGGNDSVDRISECNSGDGPYDGMSPISSTLTPMHLRKAKLMFFWVRYPSSAILKMYFPDIKFNKNNTAQLVKWFSNFREFYYIQMEKYARQAVSEGLQRSEDIHVNKDSEIYRVLNLHYNRNNHIEVCLCQHHKNECIYCGIPEPAPSNFEYVVQQTLREFFVAIQNGKDTEQSWKKSIYKVISRMDDTVPEYFRSPNFLEQLE
- the LOC132944128 gene encoding homeobox protein prospero-like isoform X2, producing the protein MSSEEDGGNHGTTAVAGGAECFVGGGGIGGGGDPLDGSADKLLKNKAKRSRQRVDAGEPRNSYSSIPNFSSRPIVSSAPLLNQAASFYGAFFGQGHQQYFFNQGFAPGKMLNEFIGRQVKEEMVTMDSSDCLTQPLPGLPGSPAAGPNSELAHHNMLRDILQGRKKELLALEQEFRNSDDPSSPDNSIMNNNNNINSNKNDISGADECVVTNAAKNLVAADIVDNCSGKPVDPAEVSSVNNFINNNNNNNNTVTNDHDADDMNDGTDSERSLGSPVSDTKEIAAEEHSKDFEVKVEQNELKKARVENIVSTMRSSPSLPVQVNGCKKRKLYHPQQHDNSERYNTMDVDDDDNDDDDEDLSPNELRQKMDEKNVLKDQLRTMQEQLAEMQHKYVQLCTRMDNDDEPEDGSDAEQEQAEISAARQSPPIAPKCTTPLPMMPSSAQQINPNYSKMVKFLPQTHMPIHPSFNGALTLLQQQVLQEQHNTHIQHHAINNAAAMYLQGVGHKLFMEQEARLAKEAAIAAEQQLHQQQQQQQQLQQQQQQHQQQQQQLQQQQQQQQQQQQQQQQQQHHHQHHVNHQMNVPAPMHPQKAASAETPEKIAAVPGSGRQPPTTPPFPDLDLLADALKSEISTTLTGLIDTIMAKFTQQQQQQQQQRKSSKTADAADMQLMTKDVDRKSPRTKVIDRGSHGADRNSGLVNGLSKMMNGVGSAGYGNASQVPVTGGGNGVTIGGGGNGLLQMPSNGPAEMRNGLVNTTCGAAAGLYNGADAVAAAAALGHVRGAQMFAPKLHGSAGLSNAAAAAALYSSMSGLPSHLNPFCMEREPAPEQNEALSLVVIPKKKRHKVTDTRITPRAINRILTQDSANNNSSSNNNNNNSNSGGNPMQSLDGRAQQPVGGAQAMQQSAAVMQPAAGDSPPPPPPSQQRPFHQQQQQSPSIAPAAPQPPPPPPMPLLPVSLPTSVAIPNPSLHESQVFSPYSPFYTSQHQGVPHHIPSSSPPGMSDSPPPPPPQHHHGSLLHPALLAAAQHHNSSPDLMSMKARMDMSMGNGGNDSVDRISECNSGDGPYDGMSPISSTLTPMHLRKAKLMFFWVRYPSSAILKMYFPDIKFNKNNTAQLVKWFSNFREFYYIQMEKYARQAVSEGLQRSEDIHVNKDSEIYRVLNLHYNRNNHIEAPSNFEYVVQQTLREFFVAIQNGKDTEQSWKKSIYKVISRMDDTVPEYFRSPNFLEQLE